From a single Litorilinea aerophila genomic region:
- a CDS encoding PHP domain-containing protein — translation MTQTTELDLLQEQLNDFDPAVRRQALERLLALQPQPPRPPAEVANMHCHTFFSFNAYGHSPTSLAWLGRQQGFKLMGIVDFDVLDGVDEFLDACALTGVRGSAGIETRVYLPEFAQHEMNSPGEPGVLYHMGIGFTTTDVSPEAAAILDELRTQSAQRNQGLIQRVNAYLDPVQVDYERDVLPLTPKGNATERHIVVAYVRQAERHYPDEAARQRFWADRLDLPAERVARLMADAPAFQNQIRSKLMKRGGVGYVQPGHDTFPPIDKLHRLILACDALPCAAWLDGTTSGEQRMDELLALLVDKGAVALNIIPDRNWNIADPDERQVKVQNLYRVVELAQEMDLPLNVGTEMNSYGQKLVDDFDAPALAPVRQAFLDGAYFIYGHTVLQRLLGLGYQSAWARDQLPGRRERNAFYTQVGRAVEPGEAGRRQLAGITPEMTPRELLQQLAT, via the coding sequence ATGACCCAGACGACAGAACTTGACCTCCTGCAAGAACAGCTCAACGACTTCGATCCGGCCGTGCGACGCCAGGCCCTGGAGCGACTCCTGGCCCTGCAGCCCCAACCGCCCCGGCCGCCGGCTGAAGTGGCCAACATGCACTGCCACACCTTTTTCTCCTTCAACGCCTACGGCCACTCGCCCACTTCCCTGGCCTGGCTGGGCCGCCAGCAGGGCTTCAAGCTGATGGGCATTGTGGACTTCGACGTGCTCGACGGCGTGGATGAATTCCTGGACGCCTGCGCCCTGACTGGCGTGCGGGGGAGCGCCGGCATCGAAACCCGGGTCTACCTGCCCGAATTTGCCCAACATGAGATGAACTCGCCCGGAGAGCCTGGTGTCCTCTACCACATGGGCATCGGCTTCACCACCACCGACGTCTCTCCGGAAGCCGCGGCCATCCTGGACGAGCTGCGCACCCAGTCGGCCCAGCGTAACCAGGGCCTCATCCAGCGGGTCAACGCCTACCTGGATCCGGTCCAGGTGGACTACGAGCGGGATGTACTGCCCCTCACGCCCAAGGGCAACGCCACCGAGCGTCACATCGTGGTGGCTTATGTCCGCCAGGCGGAACGGCACTACCCCGACGAGGCAGCCCGCCAGCGCTTCTGGGCGGATCGGCTGGATCTGCCTGCCGAACGAGTGGCCCGTCTGATGGCAGATGCCCCAGCCTTTCAGAATCAGATCCGCTCCAAACTCATGAAGCGGGGTGGCGTCGGCTATGTCCAGCCGGGCCACGACACCTTCCCGCCCATCGACAAGCTCCACCGGCTGATCCTGGCCTGTGACGCCCTGCCCTGCGCCGCCTGGCTGGACGGCACCACCTCTGGCGAGCAGCGCATGGACGAGCTCCTGGCCTTGCTGGTGGACAAGGGGGCGGTGGCCCTGAACATCATCCCCGACCGCAACTGGAACATCGCGGATCCGGACGAACGCCAGGTGAAGGTGCAAAACCTCTACCGGGTGGTGGAACTGGCCCAGGAAATGGATCTGCCCCTAAACGTGGGCACGGAAATGAATAGCTACGGCCAAAAGCTGGTGGACGATTTTGACGCACCGGCCCTGGCACCGGTGCGCCAGGCCTTCCTGGACGGCGCCTATTTCATCTATGGCCACACGGTGCTGCAGCGCCTGCTGGGCCTGGGCTATCAGAGTGCCTGGGCCCGGGATCAGCTCCCCGGCCGCCGGGAGCGCAACGCCTTTTACACCCAGGTCGGGCGCGCCGTCGAGCCTGGCGAGGCCGGACGACGCCAGCTGGCAGGGATCACGCCGGAAATGACCCCCCGAGAGCTGTTGCAGCAGCTGGCCACCTGA
- a CDS encoding class II aldolase/adducin family protein, whose protein sequence is MADESILQQLIWLSHELGREERQLVILGEGNTGASCGDGTFWVKASGSQLANITEEGFSRVRLDAVLSLLDAPQMDDVAVNEGLQAARVDPKYRRPSVETFLHALCLAEGGARWVAHTHAVAVNQILCSQQGAAPFLHHLFPDGIVVCGRHPAVVPYVDPGFQLAHAVRAELRRYQDEHGHPPKLLLMVNHGLVALGQTAQEALNITLMADKWARIIVGTYALGGPNFLPDHQAERIDNRLDEHYRRRQLTNTGLSGAQ, encoded by the coding sequence ATGGCGGATGAATCGATTTTGCAACAACTGATCTGGCTCTCCCATGAACTGGGGCGAGAAGAACGACAACTGGTGATCCTAGGGGAAGGCAACACCGGCGCAAGCTGTGGCGACGGCACCTTTTGGGTGAAAGCTTCTGGCAGCCAGCTGGCCAACATCACCGAGGAGGGGTTCAGCCGGGTGCGACTGGATGCGGTGTTGTCCCTGTTGGATGCGCCCCAGATGGATGACGTGGCCGTCAACGAGGGGCTGCAGGCCGCCCGGGTGGACCCCAAGTATCGGCGGCCTTCGGTGGAGACCTTTCTCCATGCCCTCTGTCTGGCCGAAGGGGGAGCCCGCTGGGTGGCCCATACCCATGCGGTGGCCGTCAACCAGATCCTGTGTAGCCAGCAGGGCGCTGCGCCCTTTTTGCACCATCTCTTTCCGGATGGCATCGTGGTCTGTGGCCGCCACCCGGCCGTGGTTCCCTACGTGGACCCGGGGTTCCAACTGGCCCACGCGGTGCGCGCCGAACTGCGGCGCTACCAGGACGAGCATGGGCATCCTCCCAAGCTGCTGCTCATGGTCAACCATGGGTTGGTGGCCCTGGGTCAGACTGCCCAGGAGGCGCTGAACATCACCCTGATGGCCGACAAATGGGCCCGCATCATCGTGGGAACCTATGCCCTGGGGGGGCCGAATTTCCTGCCGGATCACCAGGCCGAGCGGATCGACAACCGGTTGGATGAGCATTACCGCCGTCGTCAGCTCACCAACACAGGGCTCTCTGGAGCACAATGA
- a CDS encoding mannitol dehydrogenase family protein: MSLRGARTFVGLGFGAIQAGLFLYEAWASGAFGRLVVAEIRPELVAAVREAGGYYHLNIAHAHGIEQVQVGPVEIYNPQLPAHREALVEAIAGAEELATALPGVAYYAGAGPASPHRLLALGLRRKARQGGPRAVIYAAENHPQGAASLLEARVRSAVLPLEQAALCRPVRFVDTVIGKMCGVTGDLAGLAPVTPNSPQAFLVEAFNRIYISPVDFGDGQPFVRGLAAFEEQANLIPYQEAKLYGHNAVHALAAYLGAACGLTRMAELRERPGMVPFLRAALLHESGPALRARHGPVPGLLAPDDWAAATEDLLERILNPHLRDSVARVARDPARKLGWDDRLIGTMRRALAAGIMPRRYALGAAAALALWAPGAAAATALSTLWGDVAPADQVRPILDLIGEGQQQLARWRAQGFSDLETMFQIEEANG, translated from the coding sequence ATGTCCCTGCGCGGTGCCCGAACCTTCGTCGGCTTGGGCTTTGGGGCCATCCAGGCCGGCCTCTTCCTCTACGAGGCCTGGGCCTCCGGCGCCTTTGGCCGCCTGGTGGTGGCAGAGATTCGGCCGGAGTTGGTGGCTGCCGTGCGGGAAGCAGGTGGATACTACCACCTCAACATCGCCCACGCCCACGGCATCGAGCAGGTCCAGGTGGGGCCGGTGGAGATCTACAACCCGCAGCTGCCCGCCCACCGGGAAGCCCTGGTGGAGGCCATCGCCGGGGCGGAAGAGCTGGCCACCGCGTTGCCCGGCGTGGCCTACTACGCCGGCGCCGGCCCGGCCAGCCCCCATCGACTGCTGGCCTTGGGCCTGCGACGCAAGGCGCGGCAGGGTGGGCCCCGGGCGGTGATCTACGCCGCGGAGAACCACCCCCAAGGGGCGGCCTCCCTGTTGGAAGCCCGGGTTCGCTCGGCCGTGTTGCCCCTGGAACAGGCCGCCCTCTGCCGGCCGGTCCGCTTCGTGGACACGGTCATCGGCAAGATGTGTGGCGTCACCGGGGATCTGGCCGGGTTGGCGCCCGTCACGCCCAACAGCCCGCAGGCTTTCCTGGTGGAGGCGTTCAACCGGATCTACATCTCCCCGGTTGACTTTGGGGACGGCCAGCCTTTTGTGCGGGGGCTGGCGGCATTTGAAGAGCAGGCGAACCTCATCCCCTACCAGGAGGCCAAGCTGTACGGCCACAATGCGGTCCACGCGCTGGCGGCCTATCTCGGCGCCGCCTGTGGCCTGACCCGCATGGCAGAATTGCGGGAACGGCCTGGCATGGTACCCTTTTTGCGGGCCGCCCTGCTGCATGAGTCGGGGCCGGCTCTGCGGGCCCGACATGGCCCGGTGCCGGGGCTTCTGGCGCCGGACGATTGGGCCGCAGCGACAGAGGATTTGCTGGAGCGCATCCTGAACCCCCATCTGCGGGATAGTGTGGCCCGGGTGGCCCGGGATCCGGCCCGCAAGCTGGGCTGGGACGACCGGCTGATCGGCACCATGCGCCGGGCGTTGGCCGCCGGCATCATGCCCCGGCGCTATGCCCTGGGCGCGGCCGCCGCCCTGGCCCTGTGGGCACCCGGGGCAGCGGCTGCCACGGCGCTGTCGACCCTGTGGGGGGATGTTGCGCCGGCGGATCAGGTCCGACCCATCCTGGACCTGATTGGGGAAGGACAACAGCAACTGGCCCGTTGGCGGGCCCAGGGCTTTTCGGACCTGGAAACGATGTTTCAAATCGAGGAAGCGAATGGGTGA
- a CDS encoding zinc-binding dehydrogenase, protein MSDKLNAYKRASGPLPDRNRLWPLYGAGFENLGRNGQMIEVPMPVPGPDELLVRHDACGICFSDIKVIRAGQNHPRIYRNMAEDPVVLGHEVSLTVVGVGEALQDEYHVGDRFIVQADIYVNGVGYAYGYEIQGGFSQYNVIDQRVLNGDGGNYLIPVKPTTGYAEAALNEPWACVEASYNVVYRTQWQEGGRVWLVGDGRGVRLGRAADWRPAQVAVDVRDPEFAAQARQWAEANGVAIIEADAAEAFDDIVVLGPDPELIERAFARLARGGVFNVVASEPIPRPVSLDIGRLHYDHLAVVGTPTPDLSAAYTPIRTQLKPGGRLWVLGAGGPMGHMHLQRALEIAERPATIVATNLHLARLRAVEEKFRGPAHKAGVTLICHSQESFGSEEALADQLRADTQGQGFDDIVVMAPSVAAIEMAMPHLADSGVMNVFAGLPRGTMARFDMNDIVRRGVRFTGTSGSSIEDLRHMLDLTERRVLSPNGAVAAIAGLEGVADGLRAVAEGRFPGKVVIYPNLNKPLPLTPLPALKESLPTVYARLAEGETWTVKAEEELFRQLL, encoded by the coding sequence ATGTCTGACAAATTGAACGCATACAAGCGGGCCAGCGGGCCTCTGCCGGATCGCAACCGTCTCTGGCCCCTCTATGGCGCCGGCTTCGAGAACCTGGGGCGCAATGGCCAGATGATCGAAGTGCCCATGCCCGTGCCCGGACCAGATGAACTGCTGGTACGCCACGACGCCTGCGGCATCTGCTTCTCCGACATCAAAGTGATCCGGGCCGGCCAGAACCATCCCCGCATCTACCGCAACATGGCCGAGGATCCGGTGGTGTTGGGCCACGAGGTCAGCCTGACCGTGGTAGGCGTGGGCGAGGCGTTGCAGGACGAGTACCACGTGGGGGATCGCTTCATCGTCCAGGCCGACATTTACGTCAACGGCGTGGGCTATGCCTACGGCTACGAGATCCAGGGCGGCTTTTCCCAGTACAACGTCATTGACCAGCGGGTGCTCAACGGCGACGGCGGCAACTACCTGATCCCGGTGAAGCCTACCACCGGCTACGCAGAGGCTGCGCTCAACGAGCCGTGGGCCTGCGTGGAGGCCTCCTACAACGTGGTCTACCGCACCCAATGGCAGGAGGGCGGCCGGGTCTGGCTGGTGGGCGACGGGCGCGGAGTCCGCCTGGGACGGGCTGCCGACTGGCGACCGGCCCAGGTGGCTGTGGACGTCCGGGATCCCGAGTTCGCCGCGCAGGCGCGCCAGTGGGCTGAAGCGAACGGCGTGGCCATCATCGAGGCCGATGCGGCCGAAGCCTTTGACGACATTGTGGTCCTGGGCCCCGATCCGGAGCTGATCGAGCGGGCCTTCGCCCGGCTGGCCCGGGGCGGCGTCTTCAACGTGGTGGCGTCGGAGCCCATCCCCCGGCCTGTCTCCCTGGACATCGGCCGCCTTCACTACGACCACCTGGCCGTGGTCGGCACCCCAACCCCGGACCTCTCCGCCGCCTACACGCCCATCCGCACCCAGCTCAAACCGGGCGGCCGGCTCTGGGTTTTAGGCGCCGGCGGCCCCATGGGCCACATGCACCTGCAGCGGGCGCTGGAAATAGCCGAACGCCCGGCCACCATCGTGGCCACCAACCTGCACCTGGCCCGGCTGCGCGCGGTGGAAGAAAAGTTCCGCGGTCCGGCGCACAAGGCCGGCGTGACCCTGATCTGCCATTCCCAGGAGAGCTTCGGCTCGGAAGAGGCCCTGGCCGACCAGCTCCGGGCCGACACCCAGGGCCAGGGCTTCGACGATATTGTGGTCATGGCGCCCAGCGTGGCCGCGATTGAAATGGCCATGCCCCACCTGGCCGATAGCGGCGTGATGAACGTCTTCGCCGGCCTGCCCCGGGGCACCATGGCCCGCTTCGACATGAACGACATCGTCCGCCGGGGCGTCCGTTTCACCGGAACCAGCGGCTCCTCCATCGAAGACCTGCGCCACATGCTGGATCTGACCGAGCGCCGGGTCCTCTCGCCCAACGGAGCGGTGGCGGCCATTGCCGGGCTGGAGGGGGTGGCCGACGGGCTGCGGGCCGTGGCCGAGGGGCGCTTCCCCGGCAAGGTGGTCATCTATCCCAACCTGAACAAGCCCCTGCCCCTGACGCCCCTGCCTGCCCTGAAGGAGAGTCTGCCCACAGTCTATGCCAGGCTGGCCGAAGGCGAAACCTGGACTGTGAAAGCCGAGGAAGAATTGTTCCGCCAATTGCTGTGA
- the srlD gene encoding sorbitol-6-phosphate dehydrogenase, translated as MDPKPLLDRIAVVTGGAQGLGAAICQRLAQEGAHVVVADLNLEGAQALADQIQAETDRRTLAVAVDVTDEEQVARMIDRTLEEFGRLDILVANAGIVLSGPVEEFELERWRKVIDVNLVGYFLCAKHAARVMKAQRSGVIIQINSKSGKRGSFKNSAYAASKFGGIGLTQSIALELAEFGVRVNAVCPGNLLDSPLWVNSLYKQYAERLGISEEEVRQRYIDQVPMKRPCTYQDVCNVVVFLASDQSSYMTGQAINVTGGQEMH; from the coding sequence ATGGATCCGAAACCTTTACTTGATCGCATTGCCGTAGTCACCGGCGGCGCCCAGGGATTGGGAGCCGCCATCTGCCAGCGCCTGGCCCAGGAGGGCGCGCACGTGGTGGTGGCCGACCTGAACCTGGAAGGTGCCCAGGCCCTGGCCGACCAGATCCAGGCCGAGACCGACCGCCGCACCCTGGCCGTGGCCGTGGACGTCACCGATGAGGAGCAGGTCGCCCGCATGATCGACCGCACGCTGGAGGAATTCGGCCGCCTGGACATTTTGGTGGCCAACGCGGGCATCGTCTTGTCCGGCCCGGTGGAGGAATTCGAGCTGGAGCGCTGGCGCAAGGTGATCGACGTGAACCTGGTGGGCTATTTCCTCTGTGCCAAGCACGCCGCCCGGGTCATGAAGGCCCAGCGCAGCGGCGTCATCATCCAGATCAACTCCAAGTCCGGCAAGCGGGGCAGCTTCAAGAACTCGGCCTACGCCGCCAGTAAATTCGGCGGCATCGGCCTGACCCAGAGCATCGCCCTGGAGCTGGCCGAATTTGGCGTGCGGGTCAACGCGGTCTGCCCGGGCAACCTGCTGGATTCGCCCTTATGGGTGAACTCCCTGTACAAGCAGTACGCGGAGCGGCTGGGCATCAGCGAAGAGGAAGTGCGCCAGCGCTACATCGACCAGGTGCCCATGAAGCGTCCCTGCACCTACCAGGACGTGTGCAACGTGGTGGTCTTCCTGGCCTCGGATCAGTCCAGCTACATGACCGGCCAGGCCATCAACGTCACCGGTGGCCAGGAGATGCACTGA